A region of Pleionea litopenaei DNA encodes the following proteins:
- a CDS encoding fumarylacetoacetate hydrolase family protein, giving the protein MKLASLKNNTRDGELVVVSRDLKKAVKIPDVARTMQQLLDDWKSLASKAQVVYEQLNEGQCDTAFDFDESACESPLPRAYQWADGSAYVNHVELVRKARGAEMPETFWTDPLMYQGGSDAFLGPRENIEMASEEYGIDMESEVAVIVDDLPMAATKDEARDAIRLFMLVNDVSLRNLIPGELAKGFGFFQSKPSSAFSPVAVTADELGSAWDGDKVHLPLVTHLNDELFGRPNCGVDMTFDFPTIVAHAAKTRPLGAGAIIGSGTISNYDRSAGSSCLAEKRMLEIVADGKPTTPFMKFGDQVRIEMFDEAGHSIFGAIDQKVTEYKK; this is encoded by the coding sequence ATGAAATTAGCAAGTTTAAAAAACAATACTCGTGACGGTGAATTAGTCGTTGTTAGTCGCGATTTAAAAAAAGCCGTGAAAATTCCTGATGTAGCGCGAACGATGCAACAGCTATTGGATGACTGGAAAAGTTTGGCATCTAAAGCTCAAGTTGTTTATGAGCAACTGAATGAAGGTCAATGTGATACTGCATTTGACTTTGACGAAAGTGCTTGTGAATCACCGCTTCCTAGAGCTTATCAGTGGGCCGATGGAAGCGCCTATGTGAACCATGTTGAGTTAGTTCGAAAAGCTCGTGGCGCAGAAATGCCAGAAACGTTTTGGACTGACCCACTCATGTATCAGGGTGGCAGTGATGCTTTTTTAGGGCCGCGCGAAAATATTGAAATGGCTTCTGAAGAATATGGCATCGACATGGAGTCGGAAGTCGCGGTTATTGTTGATGATCTGCCTATGGCAGCGACAAAAGATGAAGCACGTGACGCGATTCGATTATTTATGCTGGTTAATGATGTTTCATTAAGAAACCTGATTCCGGGTGAGTTGGCAAAAGGTTTTGGCTTTTTTCAAAGCAAACCATCGAGTGCCTTTTCTCCAGTCGCGGTTACTGCAGATGAGTTAGGTTCAGCGTGGGATGGAGACAAGGTCCATTTGCCTTTGGTTACTCATTTAAATGATGAGTTGTTTGGTCGACCAAACTGTGGCGTTGACATGACGTTTGACTTTCCTACCATCGTTGCTCATGCTGCCAAAACTCGTCCACTGGGTGCCGGCGCAATCATCGGCTCAGGAACCATTTCAAACTACGATCGTTCAGCCGGGTCCAGTTGTTTAGCTGAGAAGCGGATGCTTGAAATTGTGGCTGATGGCAAACCAACTACGCCATTTATGAAGTTTGGTGATCAAGTAAGAATTGAAATGTTCGACGAAGCTGGTCATTCAATCTTTGGCGCCATAGACCAGAAAGTTACTGAATATAAAAAGTAA
- a CDS encoding homogentisate 1,2-dioxygenase, whose product MRKWISFPHKEGKVSRQAHADFPEEGIYEREAGRSGFFGPAAHFHHQRPPTSWDSWEGPLRPRAFNLNDLETNVHSPFASPIVLHNASCKFRFWRCERNMDFLVRNADGDDLLFIHSGAGELFCDYGHLTLRDGDYVVIPRSTMWRLEPTEPMSILIIEATNDSYQLPEKGLVGPHAIFDPAMLDIPQIDDAFKAQQTDSKWTVEIKRRDEISKVHFSYSPLDAIGWHGDLSVVRINWRDIRPLMSHRYHLPPSAHTTFVASRFVVCTFVPRPIESDPGALKVPFYHNNDDFDEVIFYHAGNFFSRDNIDAGMVTFHPCGFTHGPHPKAFAAGQEYAKKETDEVAVMLDTRDPLEIGAPAYTVEDDAYSESWKVKK is encoded by the coding sequence ATGCGTAAGTGGATATCATTTCCTCACAAAGAAGGTAAAGTTTCGCGTCAAGCGCATGCAGACTTTCCTGAAGAGGGCATTTATGAGCGAGAAGCCGGTAGAAGTGGTTTTTTTGGGCCTGCCGCTCATTTTCATCACCAACGTCCACCCACGAGTTGGGATTCATGGGAAGGGCCATTGCGTCCACGAGCTTTTAATTTAAATGATTTAGAAACCAACGTTCATTCACCTTTTGCGTCACCCATTGTGCTGCACAATGCGTCGTGTAAGTTTCGCTTTTGGCGGTGTGAACGTAACATGGACTTTTTGGTTCGCAATGCAGACGGTGACGACCTTTTATTCATTCACTCTGGCGCTGGCGAGTTGTTCTGTGATTACGGTCATTTAACACTGCGAGACGGTGATTATGTTGTCATTCCCCGCAGCACTATGTGGCGACTTGAACCAACAGAACCTATGTCTATTTTGATCATTGAAGCAACGAATGATTCTTACCAATTGCCAGAAAAGGGTTTGGTTGGGCCGCATGCGATTTTCGATCCGGCGATGCTCGATATCCCGCAAATAGACGACGCATTTAAAGCCCAACAAACCGATAGCAAGTGGACGGTTGAAATTAAGCGACGAGATGAAATTTCGAAGGTTCATTTTTCTTACAGTCCTCTTGATGCGATTGGATGGCACGGTGATTTATCGGTGGTGCGAATTAACTGGCGTGATATTCGTCCGTTAATGTCTCATCGTTATCACTTACCTCCTTCAGCGCACACAACATTTGTCGCAAGCCGCTTTGTTGTTTGCACTTTTGTACCGCGTCCGATTGAATCGGATCCAGGGGCGTTGAAAGTGCCTTTTTACCACAATAACGACGACTTCGATGAAGTCATTTTCTATCATGCCGGCAATTTCTTTAGCCGCGACAACATCGATGCTGGAATGGTCACTTTCCATCCCTGCGGCTTTACTCATGGTCCTCATCCTAAAGCATTTGCGGCAGGTCAAGAGTACGCTAAAAAAGAAACGGATGAAGTTGCTGTTATGTTGGATACTCGTGATCCATTAGAAATTGGTGCGCCTGCGTATACCGTAGAAGACGACGCATATTCTGAAAGTTGGAAGGTTAAAAAGTAA
- the maiA gene encoding maleylacetoacetate isomerase, translating into MYKLFGYWRSTAAYRVRIALNLKQVSYENVSVHLVKDGGEQHQPDYRSLNPQGLVPLLVDGDFRLNQSTAILEYLDEKYSNPLLLPESLEEKAKVRAFCQEIACDIHPLNNLRVLQYLSGPLAVDDKAKSDWYAHWIHQGFTALESELKQSSSDGRYCFGSKISMADLYLVPQVYNAMRFNVDLSSFPTICAINDHCLTHQAFSDAAPESQPDAVL; encoded by the coding sequence ATGTATAAATTATTTGGATATTGGCGGTCGACTGCAGCGTACCGAGTGCGAATTGCGCTTAACCTGAAACAAGTTTCCTACGAGAATGTTTCGGTACACTTAGTAAAAGACGGTGGTGAGCAGCACCAACCAGATTATCGCTCGCTCAACCCTCAAGGATTGGTTCCTTTACTGGTCGATGGTGACTTTCGTTTGAACCAGTCGACGGCGATATTAGAGTATTTAGACGAAAAATACTCAAACCCTCTATTGTTACCCGAAAGCCTTGAAGAAAAAGCCAAGGTACGTGCGTTTTGCCAAGAAATTGCCTGCGATATTCACCCTTTGAACAATTTACGTGTTTTGCAATATTTATCCGGTCCATTAGCGGTTGATGACAAGGCCAAGTCAGACTGGTACGCGCACTGGATTCATCAAGGTTTTACCGCATTAGAAAGTGAGTTGAAGCAAAGTAGTTCCGATGGGCGTTATTGCTTTGGCTCCAAAATATCGATGGCCGATTTGTATCTTGTTCCTCAAGTTTACAATGCAATGCGTTTTAATGTTGATCTTTCTAGCTTCCCAACGATTTGTGCCATTAATGATCATTGCTTAACTCATCAAGCATTCAGTGACGCGGCACCAGAAAGCCAACCTGACGCAGTGCTTTAA